The proteins below are encoded in one region of Homo sapiens chromosome 8, GRCh38.p14 Primary Assembly:
- the RECQL4 gene encoding ATP-dependent DNA helicase Q4 isoform 4 (isoform 4 is encoded by transcript variant 4): MERLRDVRERLQAWERAFRRQRGRRPSQDDVEAAPEETRALYREYRTLKRTTGQAGGGLRSSESLPAAAEEAPEPRCWGPHLNRAATKSPQSTPGRSRQGSVPDYGQRLKANLKGTLQAGPALGRRPWPLGRASSKASTPKPPGTGPVPSFAEKVSDEPPQLPEPQPRPGRLQHLQASLSQRLGSLDPGWLQRCHSEVPDFLGAPKACRPDLGSEESQLLIPGESAVLGPGAGSQGPEASAFQEVSIRVGSPQPSSSGGEKRRWNEEPWESPAQVQQESSQAGPPSEGAGAVAVEEDPPGEPVQAQPPQPCSSPSNPRYHGLSPSSQARAGKAEGTAPLHIFPRLARHDRGNYVRLNMKQKHYVRGRALRSRLLRKQAWKQKWRKKGECFGGGGATVTTKESCFLNEQFDHWAAQCPRPASEEDTDAVGPEPLVPSPQPVPEVPSLDPTVLPLYSLGPSGQLAETPAEVFQALEQLGHQAFRPGQERAVMRILSGISTLLVLPTGAGKSLCYQLPALLYSRRSPCLTLVVSPLLSLMDDQVSGLPPCLKAACIHSGMTRKQRESVLQKIRAAQVHVLMLTPEALVGAGGLPPAAQLPPVAFACIDEAHCLSQWSHNFRPCYLRVCKVLRERMGVHCFLGLTATATRRTASDVAQHLAVAEEPDLHGPAPVPTNLHLSVSMDRDTDQALLTLLQGKRFQNLDSIIIYCNRREDTERIAALLRTCLHAAWVPGSGGRAPKTTAEAYHAGMCSRERRRVQRAFMQGQLRVVVATVAFGMGLDRPDVRAVLHLGLPPSFESYVQAVGRAGRDGQPAHCHLFLQPQGEDLRELRRHVHADSTDFLAVKRLVQRVFPACTCTCTRPPSEQEGAVGGERPVPKYPPQEAEQLSHQAAPGPRRVCMGHERALPIQLTVQALDMPEEGEEPGVSHRGVEGLSPRPLSPALPPAIETLLCYLELHPHHWLELLATTYTHCRLNCPGGPAQLQALAHRCPPLAVCLAQQLPEDPGQGSSSVEFDMVKLVDSMGWELASVRRALCQLQWDHEPRTGVRRGTGVLVEFSELAFHLRSPGDLTAEEKDQICDFLYGRVQARERQALARLRRTFQAFHSVAFPSCGPCLEQQDEERSTRLKDLLGRYFEEEEGQEPGGMEDAQGPEPGQARLQDWEDQVRCDIRQFLSLRPEEKFSSRAVARIFHGIGSPCYPAQVYGQDRRFWRKYLHLSFHALVGLATEELLQVAR, encoded by the exons ATGGAGCGGCTGCGGGACGTGCGGGAGCGGCTGCAGGCGTGGGAGCGCGCGTTCCGACGGCAGCGCGGGCGGCGACCGAGCCAG GACGACGTGGAGGCGGCGCCGGAGGAGACCCGCG CGCTCTACCGGGAATACCGCACTCTGAAGCGTACCACGGGCCAGGCCGGCGGCGGGCTCCGCAGCTCCGAGTCGCTCCCCGCGGCGGCCGAAGAG GCGCCAGAGCCCCGCTGCTGGGGGCCCCATCTGAATCGGGCTGCGACCAAGAGTCCACAGTCTACGCCAGGGCGGAGCCGCCAGGGCTCGGTGCCGGACTACGGGCAGCGGCTCAAGGCCAATCTGAAAGGCACCCTGCAG GCCGGACCAGCCCTGGGCCGCAGACCGTGGCCTCTAGGAAGAGCCTCATCTAAGGCATCCACCCCAAAGCCCCCAGGTACAGGGCCTGTCCCCTCCTTTGCAGAAAAAGTCAGTGATGAGCCTCCACAGCTCCCTGAGCCCCAGCCAAGGCCAGGCCGGCTCCAGCATCTGCAGGCATCCCTGAGCCAGCGGCTGGGCTCCCTAGATCCTGGCTGGTTACAGCGATGTCACAGTGAGGTCCCAGATTTTCTGGGGGCCCCCAAAGCCTGCAGGCCTGATCTAGGCTCAGAGGAATCACAACTTCTGATCCCTGGTGAGTCGGCTGTCCTTGGTCCTGGTGCTGGCTCCCAGGGCCCAGAggcttcagccttccaagaagtCAGCATCCGTGTGGGGAGCCCCCAGCCCAGCAGCAGTGGAGGCGAGAAGCGGAGATGGAACGAGGAGCCCTGGGAGAGCCCCGCACAGGTCCAGCAGGAGAGCAGCCAAGCTGGACCCCCATCGGAGGGGGCTGGGGCTGTAGCAGTTGAGGAAGACCCTCCAGGGGAACCTGTACAGGCACAGCCACCTCAGCCCTGCAGCAGCCCATCGAACCCCAGGTACCACGGACTCAGCCCCTCCAGTCAAGCTAGGGCTGGGAAGGCTGAGGGCACAGCCCCCCTGCACATCTTCCCTCGGCTGGCCCGCCATGACAGGGGCAATTACGTACGGCTCAACATGAAGCAGAAACACTACGTGCGGGGCCGGGCACTCCGTAGCAGGCTCCTCCGCAAGCAG GCATGGAAGCAGAAGTGGCGGAAGAAAGGGGAGTgttttgggggtggtggtgccACAGTCACAACCAAGGAGTCTTGTTTCCTGAACGAGCAGTTCGATCACTGGGCAGCCCAGTGTCCCCGGCCAG caAGTGAGGAAGACACAGATGCTGTTGGGCCTGAGCCACTGGTTCCTTCACCACAACCTGTACCTGAGGTGCCCAGCCTGGACCCCACCGTGCTGCCACTCTACTCCCTGGGGCCCTCAGGGCAGTTGGCAG AGACGCCGGCTGAGGTGTTCCAGGCCCTGGAGCAGCTGGGGCACCAAGCCTTTCGCCCTGGGCAGGAGCGTGCAGTCATGCGGATCCTGTCTG GCATCTCCACGCTGCTGGTGCTGCCTACAGGTGCCGGCAAGTCCCTGTGCTACCAGCTCCCAGCGCTGCTCTACAGCCGGCGCAGCCCCTGCCTCACGTTGGTCGTCTCTCCCCTGCTGTCACTCATGGATGACCAG GTGTCTGGCCTGCCACCGTGTCTCAAGGCGGCCTGCATACACTCGGGCATGACCAGGAAGCAACGGGAATCTGTCCTGCAGAAG ATTCGGGCAGCCCAGGTACACGTGCTGATGCTGACACCTGAGGCACTGGTGGGGGCGGGAGGCCTCCCTCCAGCCGCACAGCTGCCTCCAGTTGCTTTTGCCTGCATTGATGAGGCCCACTGCCTCTCCCAGTGGTCCCACAACTTCCGGCCCTGCTACCTGCGCGTCTGCAAG GTGCTTCGGGAGCGCATGGGCGTGCACTGCTTCCTGGGCctcacagccacagccacacgCCGCACTGCCAGTGACGTGGCACAGCACCTGGCTGTGGCTGAAGAGCCTGACCTCCACGGGCCAGCCCCAGTTCCCACCAACCTGCACCTTTCCGTGTCCATGGACAGGGACACAGACCAG GCACTGTTGACGCTGCTGCAAGGCAAACGTTTTCAAAACCTCGATTCCATTATCATTTACTGCAACCGGCGCGAGGACACAGAGCGGATCGCTGCGCTCCTCCGAACCTGCCTGCACGCAGCCTGGGTCCCAGGGTCTGGAG GTCGTGCCCCCAAAACCACAGCCGAGGCCTACCACGCGGGCATGTGCAGCCGGGAACGGCGGCGGGTACAGCGAGCCTTCATGCAGGGCCAGTTGCGGGTGGTGGTGGCCACGGTGGCCTTTGGGATGGGGCTGGACCGGCCAGATGTGCGGGCTGTGCTGCATCTGGGGCTGCCCCCAAGCTTCGAGAGCTACGTGCAGGCCGTGGGCCGGGCCGGGCGTGACGGGCAGCCTGCCCACTGCCACCTCTTCCTGCAGCCCCAG GGCGAAGACCTGCGAGAGCTGCGCAGACATGTGCACGCCGACAGCACGGACTTCCTGGCTGTGAAGAGGCTGGTACAGCGCGTGTTCCCAGCCTGCACCTGCACCTGCACCAGGCCGCCCTCGGAGCAGGAAGGGGCCGTGGGTGGGGAGAGGCCTGTGCCCAAGTACCCCCCTCAAGAGGCTGAGCAGCTTAGCCACCAAGCAGCCCCAGGACCCAGAAGGGTCTGCATGGGCCATGAGCGGGCACTCCCAATACAGCTTACCGTACAGGCTTTGGACATGCCGGAGGAGGGTGAGGAACCTGGGGTAAGCCACAGGGGTGTGGAGGGGCTGTCCCCGCGTCCGCTGAGCCCTGCTCTGCCCCCAGCCATCGAGACTTTGCTGTGCTACCTGGAGCTGCACCCACACCACTGGCTGGAGCTGCTGGCGACCACCTATACCCATTGCCGTCTGAACTGCCCTGGGGGCCCTGCCCAGCTCCAGGCCCTGGCCCACAG GTGTCCCCCTTTGGCTGTGTGCTTGGCCCAGCAGCTGCCTGAGGACCCAGGGCAAGGCAGCAGCTCCGTGGAGTTTGACATGGTCAAGCTGGTGGACTCCATGGGCTGGGAGCTGGCCTCTGTGCGGCGGGCTCTCTGCCAGCTGCAGTGGGACCACGAGCCCAGGACAG GTGTGCGGCGTGGGACAGGGGTGCTTGTGGAGTTCAGTGAGCTGGCCTTCCACCTTCGCAGCCCGGGGGACTTGACCGCTGAGGAGAAGGACCAGATATGTGACTTCCTCTATGGCCGTGTGCAGGCCCGGGAGCGCCAGGCCCTGGCCCGTCTGCGCAGAACCTTCCAGGCCTTTCACAG CGTAGCCTTCCCCAGCTGCGGGCCCTGCCTGGAGCAGCAGGATGAGGAGCGCAGCACCAGGCTCAAGGACCTGCTCGGCCGCTACtttgaggaagaggaagggcagGAGCCGGGAGGCATGGAGGACGCACAGGGCCCCGAGCCAGGGCAGGCCAGA CTCCAGGATTGGGAGGACCAGGTCCGCTGCGACATCCGCCAGTTCCTGTCCCTGAGGCCAGAGGAGAAGTTCTCCAGCAGGGCTGTGGCCCGCATCTTCCACGGCATCG GAAGCCCCTGCTACCCGGCCCAGGTGTACGGGCAGGACCGACGCTTCTGGAGAAAATACCTGCACCTGAGCTTCCATGCCCTGGTGGGCCTGGCCACGGAAGAGCTCCTGCAGGTGGCCCGCTGA
- the RECQL4 gene encoding ATP-dependent DNA helicase Q4 isoform 18 (isoform 18 is encoded by transcript variant 27), which produces MRILSGISTLLVLPTGAGKSLCYQLPALLYSRRSPCLTLVVSPLLSLMDDQVSGLPPCLKAACIHSGMTRKQRESVLQKIRAAQVHVLMLTPEALVGAGGLPPAAQLPPVAFACIDEAHCLSQWSHNFRPCYLRVCKVLRERMGVHCFLGLTATATRRTASDVAQHLAVAEEPDLHGPAPVPTNLHLSVSMDRDTDQALLTLLQGKRFQNLDSIIIYCNRREDTERIAALLRTCLHAAWVPGSGGRAPKTTAEAYHAGMCSRERRRVQRAFMQGQLRVVVATVAFGMGLDRPDVRAVLHLGLPPSFESYVQAVGRAGRDGQPAHCHLFLQPQGEDLRELRRHVHADSTDFLAVKRLVQRVFPACTCTCTRPPSEQEGAVGGERPVPKYPPQEAEQLSHQAAPGPRRVCMGHERALPIQLTVQALDMPEEAIETLLCYLELHPHHWLELLATTYTHCRLNCPGGPAQLQALAHRCPPLAVCLAQQLPEDPGQGSSSVEFDMVKLVDSMGWELASVRRALCQLQWDHEPRTGVRRGTGVLVEFSELAFHLRSPGDLTAEEKDQICDFLYGRVQARERQALARLRRTFQAFHSVAFPSCGPCLEQQDEERSTRLKDLLGRYFEEEEGQEPGGMEDAQGPEPGQARLQDWEDQVRCDIRQFLSLRPEEKFSSRAVARIFHGIGSPCYPAQVYGQDRRFWRKYLHLSFHALVGLATEELLQVAR; this is translated from the exons ATGCGGATCCTGTCTG GCATCTCCACGCTGCTGGTGCTGCCTACAGGTGCCGGCAAGTCCCTGTGCTACCAGCTCCCAGCGCTGCTCTACAGCCGGCGCAGCCCCTGCCTCACGTTGGTCGTCTCTCCCCTGCTGTCACTCATGGATGACCAG GTGTCTGGCCTGCCACCGTGTCTCAAGGCGGCCTGCATACACTCGGGCATGACCAGGAAGCAACGGGAATCTGTCCTGCAGAAG ATTCGGGCAGCCCAGGTACACGTGCTGATGCTGACACCTGAGGCACTGGTGGGGGCGGGAGGCCTCCCTCCAGCCGCACAGCTGCCTCCAGTTGCTTTTGCCTGCATTGATGAGGCCCACTGCCTCTCCCAGTGGTCCCACAACTTCCGGCCCTGCTACCTGCGCGTCTGCAAG GTGCTTCGGGAGCGCATGGGCGTGCACTGCTTCCTGGGCctcacagccacagccacacgCCGCACTGCCAGTGACGTGGCACAGCACCTGGCTGTGGCTGAAGAGCCTGACCTCCACGGGCCAGCCCCAGTTCCCACCAACCTGCACCTTTCCGTGTCCATGGACAGGGACACAGACCAG GCACTGTTGACGCTGCTGCAAGGCAAACGTTTTCAAAACCTCGATTCCATTATCATTTACTGCAACCGGCGCGAGGACACAGAGCGGATCGCTGCGCTCCTCCGAACCTGCCTGCACGCAGCCTGGGTCCCAGGGTCTGGAG GTCGTGCCCCCAAAACCACAGCCGAGGCCTACCACGCGGGCATGTGCAGCCGGGAACGGCGGCGGGTACAGCGAGCCTTCATGCAGGGCCAGTTGCGGGTGGTGGTGGCCACGGTGGCCTTTGGGATGGGGCTGGACCGGCCAGATGTGCGGGCTGTGCTGCATCTGGGGCTGCCCCCAAGCTTCGAGAGCTACGTGCAGGCCGTGGGCCGGGCCGGGCGTGACGGGCAGCCTGCCCACTGCCACCTCTTCCTGCAGCCCCAG GGCGAAGACCTGCGAGAGCTGCGCAGACATGTGCACGCCGACAGCACGGACTTCCTGGCTGTGAAGAGGCTGGTACAGCGCGTGTTCCCAGCCTGCACCTGCACCTGCACCAGGCCGCCCTCGGAGCAGGAAGGGGCCGTGGGTGGGGAGAGGCCTGTGCCCAAGTACCCCCCTCAAGAGGCTGAGCAGCTTAGCCACCAAGCAGCCCCAGGACCCAGAAGGGTCTGCATGGGCCATGAGCGGGCACTCCCAATACAGCTTACCGTACAGGCTTTGGACATGCCGGAGGAGG CCATCGAGACTTTGCTGTGCTACCTGGAGCTGCACCCACACCACTGGCTGGAGCTGCTGGCGACCACCTATACCCATTGCCGTCTGAACTGCCCTGGGGGCCCTGCCCAGCTCCAGGCCCTGGCCCACAG GTGTCCCCCTTTGGCTGTGTGCTTGGCCCAGCAGCTGCCTGAGGACCCAGGGCAAGGCAGCAGCTCCGTGGAGTTTGACATGGTCAAGCTGGTGGACTCCATGGGCTGGGAGCTGGCCTCTGTGCGGCGGGCTCTCTGCCAGCTGCAGTGGGACCACGAGCCCAGGACAG GTGTGCGGCGTGGGACAGGGGTGCTTGTGGAGTTCAGTGAGCTGGCCTTCCACCTTCGCAGCCCGGGGGACTTGACCGCTGAGGAGAAGGACCAGATATGTGACTTCCTCTATGGCCGTGTGCAGGCCCGGGAGCGCCAGGCCCTGGCCCGTCTGCGCAGAACCTTCCAGGCCTTTCACAG CGTAGCCTTCCCCAGCTGCGGGCCCTGCCTGGAGCAGCAGGATGAGGAGCGCAGCACCAGGCTCAAGGACCTGCTCGGCCGCTACtttgaggaagaggaagggcagGAGCCGGGAGGCATGGAGGACGCACAGGGCCCCGAGCCAGGGCAGGCCAGA CTCCAGGATTGGGAGGACCAGGTCCGCTGCGACATCCGCCAGTTCCTGTCCCTGAGGCCAGAGGAGAAGTTCTCCAGCAGGGCTGTGGCCCGCATCTTCCACGGCATCG GAAGCCCCTGCTACCCGGCCCAGGTGTACGGGCAGGACCGACGCTTCTGGAGAAAATACCTGCACCTGAGCTTCCATGCCCTGGTGGGCCTGGCCACGGAAGAGCTCCTGCAGGTGGCCCGCTGA
- the RECQL4 gene encoding ATP-dependent DNA helicase Q4 isoform 19 (isoform 19 is encoded by transcript variant 26) — protein sequence MKQKHYVRGRALRSRLLRKQAWKQKWRKKGECFGGGGATVTTKESCFLNEQFDHWAAQCPRPASEEDTDAVGPEPLVPSPQPVPEVPSLDPTVLPLYSLGPSGQLAETPAEVFQALEQLGHQAFRPGQERAVMRILSGAGKSLCYQLPALLYSRRSPCLTLVVSPLLSLMDDQVSGLPPCLKAACIHSGMTRKQRESVLQKIRAAQVHVLMLTPEALVGAGGLPPAAQLPPVAFACIDEAHCLSQWSHNFRPCYLRVCKVLRERMGVHCFLGLTATATRRTASDVAQHLAVAEEPDLHGPAPVPTNLHLSVSMDRDTDQALLTLLQGKRFQNLDSIIIYCNRREDTERIAALLRTCLHAAWVPGSGGRAPKTTAEAYHAGMCSRERRRVQRAFMQGQLRVVVATVAFGMGLDRPDVRAVLHLGLPPSFESYVQAVGRAGRDGQPAHCHLFLQPQGEDLRELRRHVHADSTDFLAVKRLVQRVFPACTCTCTRPPSEQEGAVGGERPVPKYPPQEAEQLSHQAAPGPRRVCMGHERALPIQLTVQALDMPEEAIETLLCYLELHPHHWLELLATTYTHCRLNCPGGPAQLQALAHRCPPLAVCLAQQLPEDPGQGSSSVEFDMVKLVDSMGWELASVRRALCQLQWDHEPRTGVRRGTGVLVEFSELAFHLRSPGDLTAEEKDQICDFLYGRVQARERQALARLRRTFQAFHSVAFPSCGPCLEQQDEERSTRLKDLLGRYFEEEEGQEPGGMEDAQGPEPGQARLQDWEDQVRCDIRQFLSLRPEEKFSSRAVARIFHGIGSPCYPAQVYGQDRRFWRKYLHLSFHALVGLATEELLQVAR from the exons ATGAAGCAGAAACACTACGTGCGGGGCCGGGCACTCCGTAGCAGGCTCCTCCGCAAGCAG GCATGGAAGCAGAAGTGGCGGAAGAAAGGGGAGTgttttgggggtggtggtgccACAGTCACAACCAAGGAGTCTTGTTTCCTGAACGAGCAGTTCGATCACTGGGCAGCCCAGTGTCCCCGGCCAG caAGTGAGGAAGACACAGATGCTGTTGGGCCTGAGCCACTGGTTCCTTCACCACAACCTGTACCTGAGGTGCCCAGCCTGGACCCCACCGTGCTGCCACTCTACTCCCTGGGGCCCTCAGGGCAGTTGGCAG AGACGCCGGCTGAGGTGTTCCAGGCCCTGGAGCAGCTGGGGCACCAAGCCTTTCGCCCTGGGCAGGAGCGTGCAGTCATGCGGATCCTGTCTG GTGCCGGCAAGTCCCTGTGCTACCAGCTCCCAGCGCTGCTCTACAGCCGGCGCAGCCCCTGCCTCACGTTGGTCGTCTCTCCCCTGCTGTCACTCATGGATGACCAG GTGTCTGGCCTGCCACCGTGTCTCAAGGCGGCCTGCATACACTCGGGCATGACCAGGAAGCAACGGGAATCTGTCCTGCAGAAG ATTCGGGCAGCCCAGGTACACGTGCTGATGCTGACACCTGAGGCACTGGTGGGGGCGGGAGGCCTCCCTCCAGCCGCACAGCTGCCTCCAGTTGCTTTTGCCTGCATTGATGAGGCCCACTGCCTCTCCCAGTGGTCCCACAACTTCCGGCCCTGCTACCTGCGCGTCTGCAAG GTGCTTCGGGAGCGCATGGGCGTGCACTGCTTCCTGGGCctcacagccacagccacacgCCGCACTGCCAGTGACGTGGCACAGCACCTGGCTGTGGCTGAAGAGCCTGACCTCCACGGGCCAGCCCCAGTTCCCACCAACCTGCACCTTTCCGTGTCCATGGACAGGGACACAGACCAG GCACTGTTGACGCTGCTGCAAGGCAAACGTTTTCAAAACCTCGATTCCATTATCATTTACTGCAACCGGCGCGAGGACACAGAGCGGATCGCTGCGCTCCTCCGAACCTGCCTGCACGCAGCCTGGGTCCCAGGGTCTGGAG GTCGTGCCCCCAAAACCACAGCCGAGGCCTACCACGCGGGCATGTGCAGCCGGGAACGGCGGCGGGTACAGCGAGCCTTCATGCAGGGCCAGTTGCGGGTGGTGGTGGCCACGGTGGCCTTTGGGATGGGGCTGGACCGGCCAGATGTGCGGGCTGTGCTGCATCTGGGGCTGCCCCCAAGCTTCGAGAGCTACGTGCAGGCCGTGGGCCGGGCCGGGCGTGACGGGCAGCCTGCCCACTGCCACCTCTTCCTGCAGCCCCAG GGCGAAGACCTGCGAGAGCTGCGCAGACATGTGCACGCCGACAGCACGGACTTCCTGGCTGTGAAGAGGCTGGTACAGCGCGTGTTCCCAGCCTGCACCTGCACCTGCACCAGGCCGCCCTCGGAGCAGGAAGGGGCCGTGGGTGGGGAGAGGCCTGTGCCCAAGTACCCCCCTCAAGAGGCTGAGCAGCTTAGCCACCAAGCAGCCCCAGGACCCAGAAGGGTCTGCATGGGCCATGAGCGGGCACTCCCAATACAGCTTACCGTACAGGCTTTGGACATGCCGGAGGAGG CCATCGAGACTTTGCTGTGCTACCTGGAGCTGCACCCACACCACTGGCTGGAGCTGCTGGCGACCACCTATACCCATTGCCGTCTGAACTGCCCTGGGGGCCCTGCCCAGCTCCAGGCCCTGGCCCACAG GTGTCCCCCTTTGGCTGTGTGCTTGGCCCAGCAGCTGCCTGAGGACCCAGGGCAAGGCAGCAGCTCCGTGGAGTTTGACATGGTCAAGCTGGTGGACTCCATGGGCTGGGAGCTGGCCTCTGTGCGGCGGGCTCTCTGCCAGCTGCAGTGGGACCACGAGCCCAGGACAG GTGTGCGGCGTGGGACAGGGGTGCTTGTGGAGTTCAGTGAGCTGGCCTTCCACCTTCGCAGCCCGGGGGACTTGACCGCTGAGGAGAAGGACCAGATATGTGACTTCCTCTATGGCCGTGTGCAGGCCCGGGAGCGCCAGGCCCTGGCCCGTCTGCGCAGAACCTTCCAGGCCTTTCACAG CGTAGCCTTCCCCAGCTGCGGGCCCTGCCTGGAGCAGCAGGATGAGGAGCGCAGCACCAGGCTCAAGGACCTGCTCGGCCGCTACtttgaggaagaggaagggcagGAGCCGGGAGGCATGGAGGACGCACAGGGCCCCGAGCCAGGGCAGGCCAGA CTCCAGGATTGGGAGGACCAGGTCCGCTGCGACATCCGCCAGTTCCTGTCCCTGAGGCCAGAGGAGAAGTTCTCCAGCAGGGCTGTGGCCCGCATCTTCCACGGCATCG GAAGCCCCTGCTACCCGGCCCAGGTGTACGGGCAGGACCGACGCTTCTGGAGAAAATACCTGCACCTGAGCTTCCATGCCCTGGTGGGCCTGGCCACGGAAGAGCTCCTGCAGGTGGCCCGCTGA
- the RECQL4 gene encoding ATP-dependent DNA helicase Q4 isoform 14 (isoform 14 is encoded by transcript variant 21), translating to MKQKHYVRGRALRSRLLRKQAWKQKWRKKGECFGGGGATVTTKESCFLNEQFDHWAAQCPRPASEEDTDAVGPEPLVPSPQPVPEVPSLDPTVLPLYSLGPSGQLAETPAEVFQALEQLGHQAFRPGQERAVMRILSGISTLLVLPTGAGKSLCYQLPALLYSRRSPCLTLVVSPLLSLMDDQVSGLPPCLKAACIHSGMTRKQRESVLQKWSHNFRPCYLRVCKVLRERMGVHCFLGLTATATRRTASDVAQHLAVAEEPDLHGPAPVPTNLHLSVSMDRDTDQALLTLLQGKRFQNLDSIIIYCNRREDTERIAALLRTCLHAAWVPGSGGRAPKTTAEAYHAGMCSRERRRVQRAFMQGQLRVVVATVAFGMGLDRPDVRAVLHLGLPPSFESYVQAVGRAGRDGQPAHCHLFLQPQGEDLRELRRHVHADSTDFLAVKRLVQRVFPACTCTCTRPPSEQEGAVGGERPVPKYPPQEAEQLSHQAAPGPRRVCMGHERALPIQLTVQALDMPEEAIETLLCYLELHPHHWLELLATTYTHCRLNCPGGPAQLQALAHRCPPLAVCLAQQLPEDPGQGSSSVEFDMVKLVDSMGWELASVRRALCQLQWDHEPRTGVRRGTGVLVEFSELAFHLRSPGDLTAEEKDQICDFLYGRVQARERQALARLRRTFQAFHSVAFPSCGPCLEQQDEERSTRLKDLLGRYFEEEEGQEPGGMEDAQGPEPGQARLQDWEDQVRCDIRQFLSLRPEEKFSSRAVARIFHGIGSPCYPAQVYGQDRRFWRKYLHLSFHALVGLATEELLQVAR from the exons ATGAAGCAGAAACACTACGTGCGGGGCCGGGCACTCCGTAGCAGGCTCCTCCGCAAGCAG GCATGGAAGCAGAAGTGGCGGAAGAAAGGGGAGTgttttgggggtggtggtgccACAGTCACAACCAAGGAGTCTTGTTTCCTGAACGAGCAGTTCGATCACTGGGCAGCCCAGTGTCCCCGGCCAG caAGTGAGGAAGACACAGATGCTGTTGGGCCTGAGCCACTGGTTCCTTCACCACAACCTGTACCTGAGGTGCCCAGCCTGGACCCCACCGTGCTGCCACTCTACTCCCTGGGGCCCTCAGGGCAGTTGGCAG AGACGCCGGCTGAGGTGTTCCAGGCCCTGGAGCAGCTGGGGCACCAAGCCTTTCGCCCTGGGCAGGAGCGTGCAGTCATGCGGATCCTGTCTG GCATCTCCACGCTGCTGGTGCTGCCTACAGGTGCCGGCAAGTCCCTGTGCTACCAGCTCCCAGCGCTGCTCTACAGCCGGCGCAGCCCCTGCCTCACGTTGGTCGTCTCTCCCCTGCTGTCACTCATGGATGACCAG GTGTCTGGCCTGCCACCGTGTCTCAAGGCGGCCTGCATACACTCGGGCATGACCAGGAAGCAACGGGAATCTGTCCTGCAGAAG TGGTCCCACAACTTCCGGCCCTGCTACCTGCGCGTCTGCAAG GTGCTTCGGGAGCGCATGGGCGTGCACTGCTTCCTGGGCctcacagccacagccacacgCCGCACTGCCAGTGACGTGGCACAGCACCTGGCTGTGGCTGAAGAGCCTGACCTCCACGGGCCAGCCCCAGTTCCCACCAACCTGCACCTTTCCGTGTCCATGGACAGGGACACAGACCAG GCACTGTTGACGCTGCTGCAAGGCAAACGTTTTCAAAACCTCGATTCCATTATCATTTACTGCAACCGGCGCGAGGACACAGAGCGGATCGCTGCGCTCCTCCGAACCTGCCTGCACGCAGCCTGGGTCCCAGGGTCTGGAG GTCGTGCCCCCAAAACCACAGCCGAGGCCTACCACGCGGGCATGTGCAGCCGGGAACGGCGGCGGGTACAGCGAGCCTTCATGCAGGGCCAGTTGCGGGTGGTGGTGGCCACGGTGGCCTTTGGGATGGGGCTGGACCGGCCAGATGTGCGGGCTGTGCTGCATCTGGGGCTGCCCCCAAGCTTCGAGAGCTACGTGCAGGCCGTGGGCCGGGCCGGGCGTGACGGGCAGCCTGCCCACTGCCACCTCTTCCTGCAGCCCCAG GGCGAAGACCTGCGAGAGCTGCGCAGACATGTGCACGCCGACAGCACGGACTTCCTGGCTGTGAAGAGGCTGGTACAGCGCGTGTTCCCAGCCTGCACCTGCACCTGCACCAGGCCGCCCTCGGAGCAGGAAGGGGCCGTGGGTGGGGAGAGGCCTGTGCCCAAGTACCCCCCTCAAGAGGCTGAGCAGCTTAGCCACCAAGCAGCCCCAGGACCCAGAAGGGTCTGCATGGGCCATGAGCGGGCACTCCCAATACAGCTTACCGTACAGGCTTTGGACATGCCGGAGGAGG CCATCGAGACTTTGCTGTGCTACCTGGAGCTGCACCCACACCACTGGCTGGAGCTGCTGGCGACCACCTATACCCATTGCCGTCTGAACTGCCCTGGGGGCCCTGCCCAGCTCCAGGCCCTGGCCCACAG GTGTCCCCCTTTGGCTGTGTGCTTGGCCCAGCAGCTGCCTGAGGACCCAGGGCAAGGCAGCAGCTCCGTGGAGTTTGACATGGTCAAGCTGGTGGACTCCATGGGCTGGGAGCTGGCCTCTGTGCGGCGGGCTCTCTGCCAGCTGCAGTGGGACCACGAGCCCAGGACAG GTGTGCGGCGTGGGACAGGGGTGCTTGTGGAGTTCAGTGAGCTGGCCTTCCACCTTCGCAGCCCGGGGGACTTGACCGCTGAGGAGAAGGACCAGATATGTGACTTCCTCTATGGCCGTGTGCAGGCCCGGGAGCGCCAGGCCCTGGCCCGTCTGCGCAGAACCTTCCAGGCCTTTCACAG CGTAGCCTTCCCCAGCTGCGGGCCCTGCCTGGAGCAGCAGGATGAGGAGCGCAGCACCAGGCTCAAGGACCTGCTCGGCCGCTACtttgaggaagaggaagggcagGAGCCGGGAGGCATGGAGGACGCACAGGGCCCCGAGCCAGGGCAGGCCAGA CTCCAGGATTGGGAGGACCAGGTCCGCTGCGACATCCGCCAGTTCCTGTCCCTGAGGCCAGAGGAGAAGTTCTCCAGCAGGGCTGTGGCCCGCATCTTCCACGGCATCG GAAGCCCCTGCTACCCGGCCCAGGTGTACGGGCAGGACCGACGCTTCTGGAGAAAATACCTGCACCTGAGCTTCCATGCCCTGGTGGGCCTGGCCACGGAAGAGCTCCTGCAGGTGGCCCGCTGA